From a single Adhaeribacter swui genomic region:
- a CDS encoding aspartate aminotransferase family protein — protein sequence MLSQRQLFLQYQAQTTDFPLLLEVERAEGVYMYGPNGERYLDLISGIGVSNVGHRHPEVIAAIQQQLDKYLHLMVYGEVVQGPQVQLAAKLVETLPAHLNNVYLVNSGSEAVEGALKLAKRYTGRTELISFNNAYHGSTHGSLSLNGSENFKNAFRPLLPDVRQIQHNSFPGLENITTRTAAVILETVQGEAGVRIPEPGYLPALRERCNQTGTLLILDEIQAGFGRTGTFWAFEQFGIKPDILVCAKGMGGGMPIGAFIASQEVMGSLKNDPLLGHITTFGGHPVSCAASLATLQILQNSDLIAQVPAKANLFRQLLVHPRIKSIRNCGLLMAAEFESFAVLKPIIDRAIENGVLTDWFLFCDNSMRLAPPLTISEEEIKEACQIIIQSINEVFPD from the coding sequence ATGCTTTCACAAAGGCAATTATTTTTACAGTACCAGGCTCAAACCACCGATTTTCCTTTATTATTAGAAGTAGAACGAGCCGAAGGCGTTTACATGTACGGGCCTAACGGCGAACGTTATTTGGATTTAATTTCCGGCATTGGCGTGAGTAACGTAGGCCACCGGCACCCCGAAGTAATTGCGGCCATCCAACAACAACTCGATAAATACCTGCACTTAATGGTTTATGGCGAAGTAGTACAAGGCCCGCAGGTACAATTAGCGGCCAAACTAGTGGAAACTTTACCAGCGCATTTAAACAACGTGTACTTGGTTAATTCGGGTTCCGAAGCCGTGGAAGGCGCTTTAAAATTAGCGAAACGGTATACCGGCCGCACCGAACTTATTTCGTTTAATAACGCGTATCATGGCTCTACCCACGGTTCTTTATCGCTTAATGGCTCCGAAAATTTTAAAAATGCGTTTCGGCCATTATTGCCCGACGTGCGCCAGATTCAGCATAACAGCTTTCCGGGTTTAGAAAATATCACTACGCGCACCGCCGCCGTTATTCTGGAAACAGTGCAGGGCGAAGCTGGTGTGCGAATACCGGAACCGGGCTATTTACCGGCCTTGCGCGAACGTTGTAACCAAACCGGCACCTTACTGATTCTCGACGAAATTCAGGCTGGTTTTGGGCGAACCGGTACTTTTTGGGCTTTCGAGCAGTTTGGAATAAAGCCAGATATTCTGGTTTGCGCGAAAGGCATGGGTGGCGGTATGCCCATTGGGGCTTTTATCGCTTCGCAGGAAGTAATGGGTAGTTTAAAAAATGATCCTTTGCTGGGGCATATTACTACTTTTGGCGGACATCCGGTTTCTTGCGCCGCTTCATTAGCTACTTTACAGATTCTACAAAACAGTGATTTAATCGCGCAAGTACCCGCAAAAGCTAATTTATTCCGGCAATTACTGGTTCATCCCCGCATAAAATCTATCCGCAACTGTGGTTTATTAATGGCCGCAGAGTTCGAATCTTTTGCGGTTTTAAAACCTATCATCGACCGGGCTATCGAAAACGGAGTGCTCACCGATTGGTTTTTATTCTGCGATAATTCCATGCGGTTGGCCCCACCCTTAACTATCTCGGAAGAAGAAATTAAAGAAGCCTGCCAAATCATTATTCAATCTATCAACGAAGTCTTTCCGGATTAA
- a CDS encoding SLC13 family permease, with amino-acid sequence MEIVIVLGLLLIAIILFATEKISVDIVTLIMLIILCATRIITPEEAFAGFSSDFIVIIASVFVLSAALEETGILDFVIVKLVRIAGKNAGFMLFLVMVIAGGISAFMNNTTVTAMFVSPLVSLSRQIKTSSSKLLMPLAYASILGGTCTLIGTSTNVAVSGYIDKVGLNPVGLFEITPIGIVIFVVGITYMMTIGKKMLPDHQDHGLTEEYKIQKYITEVVVMEESPLVGQIAYSSDLAKQKFKILNIIRNKEKFLPDHRTRIRANDIILVEGEKDDLIKIKETKGVEIMADVILEEALQSDEIRLAEILITAHSDMIRQSIKEVDFQRRYGLVVLAISRQGEPIRTKIGAVRLKLGDLLLVQGSAQRLSYLSSNQHLAVLDAFTPVLFKKQKGLITISCFILAILVGSLNLLPLSISFLTAAVISILLKCINTDKAYSAIDWRLLILIGGMTAFGTAMERSGAAAYLAENIVSLLEPFGKLGILAGFVFLTVFLTQPMSNAAAALVIVPVALQTAITLGANPRSFAIAIMLAASVSLVTPFEPSCILVYGPGKYKFNDFIRVGSGLTLVLVVIILTMVPIFWPL; translated from the coding sequence ATGGAAATAGTTATTGTGTTGGGTTTACTCCTGATTGCCATTATTCTGTTTGCTACCGAAAAAATCTCCGTAGATATCGTTACACTGATCATGCTGATCATTCTGTGTGCGACTCGCATTATCACGCCCGAAGAAGCTTTTGCCGGCTTTAGCAGCGATTTTATTGTAATTATTGCTTCGGTATTTGTATTAAGCGCCGCTTTGGAAGAAACTGGTATTTTGGACTTTGTTATTGTAAAGCTGGTACGGATAGCAGGCAAAAACGCGGGCTTTATGCTTTTTCTGGTAATGGTAATTGCGGGCGGCATTTCGGCTTTTATGAACAATACCACTGTAACGGCCATGTTTGTAAGTCCGCTGGTTTCGTTATCGCGGCAAATAAAAACCAGCAGTTCTAAATTACTCATGCCCCTCGCCTATGCTTCCATCTTGGGCGGCACCTGCACTTTAATTGGCACATCTACCAACGTGGCCGTAAGTGGTTATATTGATAAAGTAGGTTTAAACCCGGTTGGTTTATTCGAGATTACCCCCATTGGAATCGTAATTTTTGTGGTTGGCATTACTTACATGATGACCATCGGGAAGAAAATGCTGCCCGACCACCAGGATCATGGTTTAACCGAGGAATATAAAATCCAGAAATACATTACCGAAGTAGTGGTAATGGAAGAATCGCCGTTGGTAGGCCAAATTGCTTATTCATCGGACCTGGCAAAGCAAAAATTTAAAATTTTAAACATCATCCGGAACAAAGAAAAGTTTTTACCCGACCATCGCACCCGCATTCGGGCCAACGATATTATTCTGGTAGAAGGCGAAAAAGATGATTTGATAAAAATAAAAGAAACCAAAGGCGTAGAAATTATGGCCGATGTGATTTTGGAGGAAGCTTTGCAAAGCGATGAAATCCGGTTGGCCGAAATCCTGATTACCGCTCACTCCGATATGATTCGGCAATCTATTAAAGAAGTTGATTTTCAGCGGCGGTATGGTTTGGTGGTGCTGGCTATTTCGCGGCAAGGTGAACCAATTCGCACTAAAATTGGCGCGGTGCGATTAAAACTCGGCGATTTATTGTTGGTGCAAGGCTCGGCGCAGCGCCTCAGTTATTTAAGTTCTAATCAACACTTAGCCGTTCTGGATGCTTTTACCCCGGTTTTATTTAAAAAACAAAAAGGGCTCATTACCATTAGCTGTTTTATTCTGGCTATTCTGGTAGGTTCGCTTAATTTATTACCCTTATCCATTAGTTTTTTAACCGCGGCAGTTATTAGTATTTTGCTTAAATGCATTAACACCGATAAAGCTTACAGCGCTATTGACTGGCGCTTACTTATTTTAATTGGAGGCATGACGGCGTTTGGTACGGCGATGGAACGTTCCGGGGCGGCGGCTTATCTGGCCGAAAATATTGTATCACTCCTGGAGCCTTTTGGTAAGCTGGGTATTTTGGCGGGCTTTGTATTTTTAACGGTATTTCTTACGCAACCCATGTCGAATGCGGCCGCGGCTTTAGTAATTGTGCCGGTGGCGCTACAAACCGCTATTACCTTGGGGGCCAATCCGCGGTCTTTTGCCATTGCTATTATGCTGGCGGCTTCGGTATCTTTGGTTACGCCCTTCGAGCCTTCTTGTATTTTGGTTTACGGGCCCGGCAAATACAAATTCAACGATTTTATACGCGTAGGTTCTGGTTTAACTTTGGTGCTGGTGGTAATTATTTTAACCATGGTGCCTATTTTCTGGCCCTTATAA
- a CDS encoding TerB family tellurite resistance protein, producing MKSHILNLGALAKIDGHVDSAEMNYIIAIGKKNGLRQEEVRSLLANAQSISFEMPHNDSERFDQIYDLVEMMLADGIVDDNEMDFCVEMAEKLGFKKAIVGVLVRNISLGVKDGQSREHIKQESQAFLDS from the coding sequence GTGAAGAGTCACATTTTAAACCTGGGGGCTCTGGCTAAAATCGATGGCCACGTTGATTCGGCGGAGATGAACTATATTATTGCCATTGGCAAAAAAAATGGTTTAAGGCAAGAAGAAGTACGTTCTTTACTGGCCAACGCACAATCCATTAGCTTTGAGATGCCCCACAACGATTCCGAACGGTTTGATCAAATATACGATTTGGTAGAAATGATGCTCGCCGATGGGATTGTGGATGACAACGAGATGGATTTCTGCGTAGAGATGGCCGAAAAACTAGGTTTTAAAAAAGCGATTGTGGGCGTGTTGGTCCGCAATATTTCTTTGGGCGTAAAAGACGGCCAATCGCGCGAACACATTAAACAAGAGTCCCAGGCATTTCTGGATTCCTGA
- a CDS encoding PAS domain S-box protein, which translates to MPTKDNQITPLADTVALAEQVLAIATALTAPETIIFVCLPNGIIQAQNENAGLLSDPNSFFRDNRNVLELFADSTPELASTWNVVPGFSAVNGSLHLKSTTNQTRNYTYQVSALFLDGQEFKILKLDGGSEDSLKKSAAPEQNFKNNSIWDAANPETKLKEVEEKYLTLFENVPDAVLLLKNKTIIECNSQAAALFNTSKKELLGAPLWKFLPTQNTGVFSGEHQARQMNAYAIADKELAPGQTEKVDWKIMRADGVELDLEITVSVTHINNQRCRQIIIRNVTATKSEVLSQRREEILYESVKHFRDFLGKIEMAYLSLDVEGTITFVNNYFLEYTNYNREEVIGVNFFDSFVPESEREERRQNYFDMIRSKIITSYNERDIETKSGMVKTLRWQRMFDFDREGNIIGVTHLGRDVTDKKIAMEALKDNKSRLQDIFDNAHDLIQNISIDNKFIFVNKAWKEKLGYDDFDIERLTLNDIVHPYYKAKLIYQLRNLYKGEHVNKIETVFLTKTNKPVHLIGSISCTWQNGKPVLSRAILHDITDRIKAERLQKVYYSIANLAISSKDLQSLYGAIHRELSKIIETNNIFIALCDDEKTKLQFVYYVDQYKTEEEKVVERPFSNGMAEYIINTGKPAYLLRDDIIELEQKGLLQLVGKMPEVMLCSPLSVGERIIGIIAVQDYKKPDVYVQSDIEILHFISNQVALAIERKRNEVQINNQNARLKAIFESGSHQIWSIDKNSCLTSFNQNYATAFLKQYGFMPQSELSLRDIKNDDLSPTPAEEWNEYYESALKGVPQQFEMNLPLLDGSTIWREVYLNPIYLEDGSFEEVSGIALDITEKKLSQMALAKEEEKFRSIFESFQDLYYRTDDENKVVLMSPSVRDMLGYAPDEVIGKPATSFYAYPEELLNLVYTLKKEGTVRNFETNLVSKSGTIIPFLLNAHLLKDKEGQYLGIEGVGRDMTELKQTQLELIRAKEVAEDSAHAKTLFLANMSHELRTPMNGIIGMIDLLHSTDTSEEQVEYIDTLRKSSDALLAILNDILDLSKIQAGKLQLSETSIDLHYSLEKIHSLFANRANLKDLDFSYSISPHTPRFIVTDETRLLQILSNLTSNAIKFTNAGKVTINVNSIFSDGEFYNIMFRIKDSGIGITDADKKLLFTNFTQLDNTSTKTFGGTGLGLAISKQLSELLGGEIGVESVYGQGSTFWFTIRCREAHNHQEILDNRKKNKEKPLDTEVFKDEPYILLVDDNSINQKVAQKLLAKMGCRTELASNGFEAIEQATKNPYQVIFMDIQMPEMDGIEATGRIKEQLGDKCPPIVAMTAYSMKDDAEKFMSQGMDDYVSKPIKAGDLYNMILKWRRQPEPSKDWEAAEVITEELESPAPPVIEATEPAEPTAATPIAEEQNNEEATTEKAIAEDEPFIDEKVVQSLIDVGDKDFALQLYIEFEEEAEPLIAEAKKEVEAKQYANILSTLHQMKGTGFTLGLNQFAEVVKKIEHDIKQKNVSTVEQDFQLLEDRFEFYKKNYRNKFI; encoded by the coding sequence ATGCCGACCAAAGATAATCAAATTACCCCTTTAGCTGACACCGTTGCCCTTGCCGAACAGGTGTTGGCAATAGCTACCGCATTAACCGCTCCCGAAACCATTATTTTTGTTTGTTTACCCAACGGAATAATTCAGGCGCAAAACGAAAATGCAGGTTTACTTTCAGATCCCAATTCTTTTTTCCGGGATAACAGGAACGTGTTAGAGCTGTTTGCGGATAGTACTCCCGAACTGGCCAGTACCTGGAATGTAGTACCAGGTTTTTCTGCGGTAAACGGCTCTTTACATTTAAAATCTACGACTAACCAAACCCGGAATTATACTTATCAGGTTTCGGCGTTGTTTTTAGATGGCCAGGAATTTAAAATTTTAAAATTAGACGGCGGTTCAGAGGATTCCCTGAAGAAATCCGCGGCACCGGAGCAAAATTTTAAAAATAATTCTATCTGGGATGCGGCCAATCCGGAAACTAAATTAAAAGAAGTAGAAGAAAAGTATCTTACTCTTTTTGAGAACGTTCCGGATGCCGTTTTACTGCTTAAAAATAAAACCATTATAGAGTGTAATTCCCAGGCGGCGGCTTTATTTAACACTTCTAAAAAAGAGTTACTGGGGGCGCCTCTGTGGAAATTTTTGCCTACGCAAAATACCGGGGTATTTTCCGGCGAACACCAGGCTCGGCAAATGAACGCCTACGCTATTGCGGATAAAGAATTAGCTCCTGGCCAAACTGAAAAAGTAGACTGGAAAATAATGCGGGCCGATGGCGTAGAACTGGACCTGGAAATTACTGTATCGGTTACGCATATAAACAACCAACGCTGCCGGCAAATTATTATCCGGAATGTTACGGCTACTAAATCAGAAGTGCTCTCGCAGCGACGTGAGGAAATTTTATACGAATCGGTAAAACACTTCCGCGATTTTCTGGGCAAAATAGAAATGGCCTACCTGAGCCTGGATGTGGAAGGCACCATTACTTTCGTAAACAATTATTTTTTAGAATACACCAATTATAACCGCGAAGAAGTTATCGGAGTTAACTTTTTCGACTCTTTTGTACCCGAATCGGAGCGCGAAGAACGGCGGCAGAATTATTTCGATATGATTCGCTCCAAAATCATCACCAGTTACAACGAACGCGATATCGAAACTAAATCCGGGATGGTGAAAACCTTGCGTTGGCAGCGCATGTTCGACTTTGACCGCGAAGGCAACATTATTGGCGTAACGCATTTAGGGCGCGATGTAACCGATAAAAAGATTGCCATGGAAGCGCTGAAAGACAATAAAAGCCGCCTCCAGGATATTTTTGATAATGCCCACGACTTAATTCAGAATATCTCCATCGATAATAAGTTTATTTTTGTAAACAAAGCCTGGAAAGAAAAACTAGGCTACGATGATTTTGATATTGAGCGTTTAACCCTGAACGACATTGTGCACCCGTATTACAAAGCTAAGCTTATTTACCAGCTTCGAAATTTGTACAAAGGCGAGCACGTTAACAAAATAGAAACGGTTTTTTTAACAAAAACTAATAAGCCAGTGCATTTAATTGGTAGTATTAGCTGCACCTGGCAAAACGGCAAACCGGTTTTATCGCGGGCCATTCTGCACGACATTACCGACCGGATTAAAGCCGAGCGTCTACAAAAAGTTTACTATAGCATTGCAAACCTGGCCATTAGCAGTAAAGATTTACAATCGCTTTATGGCGCCATTCACCGCGAGCTTAGTAAAATAATTGAAACCAATAACATTTTTATTGCCCTCTGCGACGACGAAAAAACTAAGTTACAATTTGTTTATTACGTCGATCAGTATAAAACCGAAGAAGAAAAGGTGGTAGAACGGCCTTTCTCTAACGGTATGGCGGAGTACATTATCAATACGGGTAAACCGGCGTATTTGCTCCGCGACGATATTATAGAACTGGAACAAAAGGGTTTGCTGCAATTAGTAGGCAAAATGCCCGAAGTAATGCTTTGCTCTCCGCTTTCGGTGGGAGAACGCATTATTGGTATTATTGCGGTGCAAGATTATAAAAAGCCGGATGTTTACGTTCAATCCGACATTGAAATCCTGCACTTTATCTCGAACCAGGTAGCCTTAGCCATTGAAAGAAAGCGGAACGAAGTTCAGATTAATAATCAGAACGCCCGCTTAAAAGCTATTTTCGAAAGTGGCTCGCACCAGATCTGGTCCATCGATAAAAATTCCTGCCTTACCTCGTTTAACCAAAACTATGCTACGGCCTTTTTAAAGCAGTATGGTTTTATGCCGCAATCAGAATTAAGTTTACGCGACATAAAAAACGATGACCTAAGCCCAACCCCGGCCGAAGAATGGAACGAATATTACGAGAGCGCATTAAAAGGAGTTCCGCAGCAATTTGAAATGAACTTGCCTTTACTGGATGGTTCCACCATTTGGCGGGAAGTTTACTTAAACCCAATTTACCTCGAAGACGGCTCTTTTGAAGAAGTATCCGGTATCGCCTTAGATATTACCGAGAAAAAACTTTCGCAAATGGCCCTGGCTAAAGAAGAAGAAAAATTCCGGAGTATTTTCGAATCTTTCCAGGATTTATACTACCGCACCGACGACGAAAACAAGGTGGTTCTGATGAGCCCATCGGTGCGGGATATGTTGGGCTACGCGCCAGACGAAGTAATTGGCAAACCGGCTACCAGCTTTTATGCTTACCCCGAAGAGCTCCTTAATTTAGTTTATACCTTAAAAAAAGAAGGAACGGTTCGTAACTTCGAAACCAACCTGGTAAGTAAATCGGGTACTATTATTCCTTTTCTTTTAAATGCCCACCTATTAAAAGATAAAGAAGGTCAGTATTTAGGAATTGAAGGGGTAGGCCGGGACATGACCGAACTGAAGCAAACCCAGTTAGAATTAATCCGCGCCAAAGAAGTTGCCGAAGATTCTGCACATGCCAAAACCTTGTTCCTGGCGAATATGAGCCACGAATTAAGAACGCCTATGAACGGTATCATCGGCATGATTGATTTACTGCATAGCACCGATACCTCCGAAGAACAGGTAGAATACATTGATACGCTCCGGAAATCTTCCGATGCTTTATTAGCTATCCTAAACGATATTCTGGATTTATCGAAAATACAGGCGGGCAAATTGCAACTGAGCGAAACCAGCATTGATTTACATTATTCCCTGGAAAAAATCCATTCGCTCTTTGCTAACCGGGCCAACCTAAAAGATCTGGACTTTAGCTATTCTATTTCGCCGCACACGCCCCGGTTTATTGTTACCGACGAAACCCGCTTGCTGCAGATTTTATCTAACTTAACTTCCAACGCCATTAAGTTTACTAATGCCGGTAAGGTTACGATTAATGTAAATAGCATTTTCTCCGACGGGGAATTCTATAACATTATGTTCCGGATAAAAGATAGTGGCATAGGCATTACGGATGCCGATAAAAAATTACTTTTTACTAATTTTACGCAGTTAGATAACACCTCCACTAAAACTTTTGGGGGAACCGGTCTGGGATTAGCAATTTCTAAACAATTAAGCGAACTTTTAGGCGGTGAGATTGGCGTAGAATCGGTTTATGGCCAAGGCAGTACTTTCTGGTTTACCATTCGGTGCCGGGAAGCGCACAACCACCAGGAAATACTGGATAACCGGAAGAAAAACAAAGAAAAACCTTTGGATACCGAAGTATTTAAAGACGAGCCGTACATTTTATTAGTAGACGATAACAGCATCAACCAAAAGGTAGCCCAAAAACTACTTGCCAAAATGGGATGCCGTACCGAACTGGCTTCTAACGGTTTTGAAGCCATTGAACAAGCTACTAAAAACCCGTACCAGGTAATTTTCATGGATATTCAAATGCCCGAAATGGATGGCATTGAAGCAACCGGCCGGATAAAAGAACAACTGGGTGATAAATGCCCACCCATTGTTGCCATGACGGCTTATTCCATGAAAGATGACGCCGAGAAATTTATGTCGCAGGGCATGGACGATTATGTGTCGAAGCCGATTAAAGCCGGCGACTTATACAACATGATTTTAAAATGGCGGCGGCAACCGGAACCCAGTAAAGATTGGGAAGCAGCCGAAGTTATTACGGAAGAACTTGAATCGCCCGCGCCACCGGTTATAGAAGCTACTGAACCAGCCGAACCAACCGCCGCAACACCAATAGCGGAGGAACAAAATAATGAAGAAGCCACAACAGAAAAAGCCATTGCGGAAGATGAACCTTTTATTGATGAAAAGGTAGTTCAGAGTTTGATTGACGTAGGCGACAAAGATTTTGCCCTGCAGTTATACATTGAATTTGAGGAAGAAGCGGAACCTTTAATTGCAGAAGCGAAAAAAGAAGTGGAAGCGAAACAATACGCTAATATTTTAAGTACTTTGCATCAAATGAAGGGTACGGGATTTACCTTGGGTTTAAACCAATTTGCCGAAGTTGTTAAAAAAATTGAGCACGATATTAAGCAAAAGAATGTAAGTACCGTAGAGCAGGATTTTCAGTTGTTAGAAGACCGCTTTGAATTTTATAAAAAAAATTATCGAAACAAATTTATATAA
- the pfkA gene encoding 6-phosphofructokinase — MKRIAVLTSGGDSPGMNACIRAVVRTAIYYGVEVYGIRKGYNGLIKGEIIKMDSASVSNTIQKGGTILKSARSQTFMTKEGRQEAYEQLQKFEIEGLVTIGGNGTFTGATLFHEEFGIPIVGAPGTIDNDLYGTDYTIGYDTAVNTALDAIDKIRDTADSHERVFFVEVMGRDSGYIAMPCAIGGGAEIVLIPETKTTIPDVISTLQNGWSRSKTSFIIVVAEGDEEGNATEIAARVKEAIPQMDARVTILGHVQRGGPPTAADRLLASQIGIACVEGLLNGKKDVMAGFVNNRLVYTPFKDTITKKKIINQRFVRMVEILSV; from the coding sequence ATGAAACGTATTGCAGTACTAACTTCCGGGGGCGATTCACCTGGTATGAACGCTTGTATCCGGGCAGTTGTCCGAACGGCTATTTACTACGGGGTAGAGGTTTACGGTATTCGTAAAGGATATAATGGCCTGATTAAAGGCGAAATAATTAAAATGGATTCTGCCTCGGTTAGTAATACCATTCAAAAAGGCGGTACCATTCTAAAATCGGCCCGCAGCCAGACATTCATGACAAAAGAAGGCCGTCAGGAGGCCTACGAACAACTTCAAAAATTTGAAATTGAAGGTTTAGTGACCATTGGTGGGAATGGTACATTTACCGGTGCTACCTTATTTCACGAAGAATTTGGAATTCCGATTGTAGGAGCGCCCGGCACCATTGATAACGATTTATACGGCACCGATTATACCATCGGCTACGACACCGCGGTAAATACCGCCCTGGATGCCATTGATAAAATCCGGGATACGGCCGATAGCCACGAGCGGGTATTTTTTGTGGAGGTAATGGGCCGCGACTCGGGTTATATAGCCATGCCCTGCGCCATTGGCGGCGGGGCCGAAATAGTGCTGATTCCGGAAACCAAAACCACGATTCCGGATGTAATTTCTACGTTACAAAATGGCTGGAGCCGCTCAAAAACCTCGTTTATTATTGTGGTGGCCGAAGGCGACGAAGAAGGCAATGCCACCGAAATTGCTGCCCGCGTAAAAGAAGCTATTCCGCAAATGGATGCCCGGGTTACTATTCTGGGTCACGTACAACGGGGTGGACCTCCTACCGCCGCAGACCGGTTATTGGCCAGCCAGATAGGCATTGCCTGCGTGGAAGGCTTACTTAATGGCAAAAAAGACGTGATGGCTGGCTTTGTAAACAATCGTTTGGTATACACGCCTTTTAAAGACACCATCACCAAGAAAAAAATAATAAACCAACGCTTCGTGCGCATGGTCGAGATTTTAAGTGTGTAA
- a CDS encoding glycosyltransferase, with product MKKIFLAVTTDLNYDQRMQRICTTLAQADYQVLLMGRTWPESLPLLPRTYKQHRLNCFFNKGKLFYLEYSIRLFCYLLFKAFDAFVAIDLDTAVPLYVKARLSKKAFVYDAHEYFTEVVEVVNRPIIQKTWLAIERFILSRTRFAYTVNDSLARLFYNRYQVPFAVIRNCPILEPDLTLPAPNSRDYLLYQGALNEGRGLEQLLQAMVLVDKKLVLCGKGDKYDYLKKLSKDLGLQDKVIFKNYVRPEELKQITRNAFLGINLLENWGLNYYYSLGNKFFDYLHAGVPQLVVDFPEYQQLNNQWEVAKIVILDPETIATAINQLIHDAAYYDKLVQNCLIARQHWNWQNEEKKLLDFYKTIWGPAPKI from the coding sequence ATGAAAAAAATTTTTTTGGCAGTAACCACCGACCTGAATTATGACCAACGCATGCAACGCATTTGTACTACGCTGGCACAAGCGGATTATCAGGTTTTACTAATGGGCCGTACCTGGCCGGAGTCGCTGCCACTGCTGCCGCGAACGTATAAACAACATCGTTTAAATTGCTTTTTTAACAAGGGTAAGTTGTTTTATTTAGAATACTCTATCCGGCTGTTTTGTTACCTGTTGTTTAAAGCTTTCGACGCGTTTGTAGCTATAGATTTAGATACAGCCGTGCCGCTTTATGTAAAAGCAAGGCTTAGTAAGAAAGCCTTTGTATACGATGCGCACGAATATTTTACCGAAGTAGTAGAGGTAGTTAACCGGCCAATAATTCAAAAAACTTGGTTAGCCATCGAACGGTTTATTTTATCCCGCACCCGTTTTGCTTACACCGTAAATGATTCGCTGGCCCGTTTGTTTTACAACCGTTACCAGGTACCGTTTGCCGTAATTCGTAATTGCCCCATTCTGGAGCCTGATTTAACTTTACCCGCTCCTAACTCCCGCGATTACTTACTTTACCAGGGAGCGCTGAACGAAGGCCGGGGATTAGAGCAATTACTACAGGCAATGGTATTGGTAGATAAAAAGCTGGTACTCTGCGGGAAGGGCGATAAATACGACTATTTAAAAAAGTTAAGCAAAGACCTGGGGCTGCAGGATAAAGTTATTTTTAAAAATTACGTGCGGCCAGAAGAGTTAAAGCAAATTACCCGGAATGCTTTTTTAGGTATAAATTTGCTGGAAAACTGGGGATTGAACTATTATTACTCTTTAGGAAATAAGTTTTTTGATTATTTGCACGCCGGGGTTCCGCAATTAGTGGTTGACTTTCCGGAATACCAGCAATTAAATAACCAGTGGGAGGTAGCCAAAATAGTTATTCTTGACCCCGAAACCATTGCCACGGCGATAAATCAGTTAATTCACGATGCGGCTTATTACGATAAACTGGTACAAAATTGTTTAATAGCCCGACAGCACTGGAATTGGCAAAACGAAGAAAAAAAGCTTTTAGATTTTTATAAAACCATATGGGGCCCAGCACCGAAAATTTAA
- the miaA gene encoding tRNA (adenosine(37)-N6)-dimethylallyltransferase MiaA, translated as MGPSTENLKKNILIVLVGPTAVGKTELSIRLAQHLQTVIISADSRQFYREMNIGTAKPTPAEMQGVTHYFIDSHAITQEYNAGAYEQDVLALLDTLFEEHRCVILTGGSGLYVRAITDGMDEMPEVPAHIREELNQQKQVHGLAPLLQQLQQLDPVYYNQVDRANSQRVIRALEVSLATGQPYSAFRTKQPVDRPFKILKIGLTRERAELYHRIDTRVDHMLAAGLLQEVEQLKPYQGHNALQTVGYQEIFSYLNGEYDWEEAIRLLKRNSRRYAKRQLTWFTKNNDYTWFHPQAWDAILAYIEQELNG; from the coding sequence ATGGGGCCCAGCACCGAAAATTTAAAAAAAAACATTTTAATTGTTCTGGTTGGCCCCACGGCAGTAGGTAAAACAGAATTAAGCATCCGGTTAGCCCAGCATTTGCAAACGGTAATCATTTCGGCCGATTCCCGGCAGTTTTACCGCGAAATGAATATCGGAACGGCTAAACCTACACCGGCCGAAATGCAAGGGGTGACGCATTATTTTATTGATTCGCATGCGATAACCCAGGAGTATAATGCCGGCGCCTACGAGCAAGATGTACTGGCATTATTAGATACCTTATTTGAAGAACATCGCTGTGTAATCCTTACGGGAGGTTCGGGGTTGTATGTACGGGCAATTACCGACGGCATGGACGAAATGCCGGAAGTGCCGGCACACATTCGGGAAGAACTCAACCAGCAAAAACAAGTCCACGGGTTAGCGCCTTTATTGCAGCAACTACAGCAACTGGATCCGGTTTATTACAACCAGGTAGACCGGGCAAATTCCCAACGGGTTATCCGGGCTTTAGAAGTCTCATTAGCTACTGGCCAGCCCTACTCTGCCTTTCGAACGAAGCAACCCGTAGACCGGCCTTTTAAAATTTTAAAAATCGGGTTAACCCGCGAACGGGCCGAGTTATACCACCGCATTGATACCCGCGTAGACCACATGCTAGCCGCCGGTTTGTTGCAGGAAGTAGAACAGTTAAAACCGTATCAAGGGCATAATGCTTTACAAACTGTAGGTTACCAGGAGATTTTTTCTTATTTAAACGGGGAGTACGATTGGGAAGAAGCCATACGCTTATTAAAGCGAAACAGTAGGCGTTACGCCAAACGCCAGCTTACCTGGTTTACCAAAAACAACGATTATACCTGGTTCCACCCGCAGGCTTGGGATGCTATTCTGGCTTATATCGAGCAGGAGTTGAATGGTTGA